The proteins below are encoded in one region of Serratia symbiotica:
- a CDS encoding conjugal transfer protein TraG N-terminal domain-containing protein, producing the protein MTANSYLEYFLVLFGWVMNNALWGILSNTGLFALPLVFKVLGVWLKVREEGADEGNKGLLALPRIEHAIYVSYLVILFCCIPLLPVDISTIKFDSARAKQCGISVPTPQNSGYKGLVNDFGGRTAEVPMWWYLLHMMSKGTTQAMIASIPCGTQLRQMRFDVQNTKLRDPVLLQEVQDFANQCYSRAYFRLKNSNSQLSDATINSVGWIGSDYFLNTSDYYDDYTSMTPRRQWPYDDSRDSGYADTGQGGYPTCKTWWSDSSVGLRKRVLESFSDSTRKEMQRQFPGSQWEEPALRWLVSPRNAGLSGSGVTYIAGRGDTASGIGNSLSRFTSTIGLGMKQVEALPGFDALKQALPMIQALLQMMIIIVIPVQVMFSAYEPKTIVTISFALFALQFITFWWELAGWLDDRLITILYSSLAASGLASGVPIADFLSSPRDGWIMNLVLGMMYVVFPGFWVGMLGWVGVKIGGIAEGFIKGGAQAQQAGQEGGAMAGEAVKSGVKRIL; encoded by the coding sequence ATGACGGCGAACAGTTATCTGGAGTATTTTCTCGTTCTATTTGGCTGGGTGATGAACAACGCCCTGTGGGGTATCCTCAGCAACACCGGGCTGTTTGCTCTGCCGCTGGTATTTAAAGTGTTGGGCGTCTGGCTGAAGGTGCGTGAGGAAGGTGCTGATGAGGGCAACAAAGGGCTTCTGGCGTTGCCGCGCATTGAGCACGCCATTTACGTCTCGTATCTGGTGATACTGTTCTGCTGCATCCCGCTGCTGCCAGTAGATATCAGTACCATCAAGTTCGACAGCGCGCGCGCGAAACAGTGTGGCATCAGCGTGCCAACGCCGCAAAACTCCGGCTACAAAGGGCTGGTGAATGACTTTGGCGGTCGCACGGCCGAAGTGCCAATGTGGTGGTATCTGCTGCATATGATGTCGAAAGGGACCACTCAGGCCATGATTGCCTCCATCCCCTGTGGTACCCAACTGCGCCAGATGCGTTTTGACGTGCAGAACACCAAACTGCGCGACCCGGTGCTGCTGCAGGAGGTACAGGACTTTGCCAACCAGTGCTATTCCCGAGCCTATTTCAGGCTGAAGAACAGCAACAGCCAACTGAGTGATGCCACCATTAACTCTGTGGGTTGGATAGGCAGCGACTACTTTCTGAATACCTCTGACTATTACGACGACTACACGTCCATGACGCCCCGTCGCCAATGGCCGTACGACGACAGTCGAGACAGTGGCTACGCTGATACCGGTCAGGGAGGCTATCCTACCTGCAAGACCTGGTGGTCAGACAGCAGCGTCGGGCTGCGGAAACGCGTGCTGGAGAGCTTCAGCGATAGCACGCGTAAAGAGATGCAGCGTCAGTTCCCTGGCTCACAATGGGAAGAGCCCGCACTGCGGTGGCTGGTGAGTCCGCGAAATGCTGGCCTGTCCGGCAGCGGTGTAACTTACATTGCTGGCAGAGGCGACACTGCTAGCGGTATTGGGAACAGCTTGTCGCGCTTCACCTCTACTATCGGACTGGGTATGAAACAAGTGGAGGCTTTACCAGGCTTTGATGCCTTAAAGCAGGCGCTGCCGATGATCCAGGCGCTGCTGCAAATGATGATCATCATAGTAATACCGGTACAGGTGATGTTCAGCGCCTATGAGCCTAAAACGATTGTGACTATCTCGTTTGCACTGTTTGCATTGCAGTTCATTACCTTCTGGTGGGAACTGGCGGGTTGGTTGGACGACAGGTTGATCACCATTTTGTATTCCAGCCTGGCCGCAAGTGGACTGGCATCGGGGGTGCCCATTGCGGATTTCCTGAGCTCTCCTCGTGATGGCTGGATCATGAATCTTGTATTGGGAATGATGTACGTGGTATTTCCTGGGTTCTGGGTGGGGATGCTGGGTTGGGTGGGTGTCAAAATAGGAGGAATTGCGGAAGGGTTTATCAAGGGGGGCGCTCAGGCACAACAGGCTGGCCAAGAAGGGGGAGCTATGGCGGGGGAGGCAGTAAAATCCGGTGTAAAAAGAATTCTCTAA
- a CDS encoding type II toxin-antitoxin system RelE family toxin: protein MSGTALKTRLKFKKSALKEWNALDSKIRETFRKKLKKRAESLAALTPIKHKLSGVEKCYKIKLRMDGFRLVYHVLESDDGEVDVVITVITVDRREDVYEALKSKLVKD, encoded by the coding sequence TTGTCCGGGACTGCCTTAAAAACGCGACTGAAATTTAAGAAATCAGCGCTAAAGGAATGGAATGCTCTGGACAGCAAAATCAGAGAGACCTTTCGAAAGAAATTAAAAAAACGGGCTGAATCGCTGGCAGCACTGACCCCGATAAAACATAAGTTGTCTGGTGTCGAAAAATGTTACAAAATTAAATTGCGTATGGATGGTTTCAGGCTTGTCTACCATGTGCTGGAAAGTGACGATGGAGAGGTTGATGTGGTTATCACCGTCATAACTGTTGACCGTCGGGAAGACGTTTACGAGGCGCTAAAGTCAAAATTAGTGAAGGATTAA
- a CDS encoding type II toxin-antitoxin system Phd/YefM family antitoxin, with protein sequence MITAILANRSATISELKKNPTAIVMSAGGRPVAILNHSKPSFYCIPAELYAAMLDAIEDRELANIVRSRQDEDEVDVSWENL encoded by the coding sequence ATGATAACTGCAATCCTTGCTAATCGCTCAGCCACTATCAGTGAGCTAAAAAAAAATCCGACGGCGATAGTGATGTCAGCAGGGGGGCGACCAGTAGCTATCCTGAACCACAGTAAACCTTCGTTCTACTGCATTCCTGCGGAGCTTTATGCGGCAATGCTGGATGCCATTGAAGATCGTGAGCTTGCTAATATTGTCCGTAGCCGCCAGGATGAAGATGAAGTTGATGTCAGTTGGGAGAACCTCTGA